The proteins below come from a single bacterium genomic window:
- a CDS encoding Spy/CpxP family protein refolding chaperone translates to MKKAYVFAIAAALLLGTTGISAAHEASGPGNRGGYGHMMGGMGDHSGFGQHGYRFGRGEGFATRPLVSLSLSFREELKLTDAQVEKLKALGDNFAQRAIRDQAEIQTLRIDLRRALDAENVNFTTVEKIARSISSKRTDLKLARLRTIEQGRKLLTADQQKQLRTLLASTWRGGRGFGRRGGPGYGMGPGYGMGPGQGMGPGQGMQPGQGMQPGQGMGPGQGR, encoded by the coding sequence ATGAAAAAAGCTTACGTATTTGCCATCGCCGCAGCCCTATTGCTGGGCACCACCGGCATCTCCGCCGCACACGAAGCGTCTGGCCCGGGCAACCGGGGAGGCTACGGGCACATGATGGGAGGCATGGGGGACCATTCCGGATTCGGGCAGCACGGCTACCGCTTCGGGCGAGGAGAGGGCTTCGCGACACGTCCCCTCGTCTCGCTCTCCCTCTCTTTTCGGGAGGAACTGAAGCTGACGGACGCCCAGGTCGAAAAGCTGAAAGCCCTCGGCGATAATTTCGCCCAGCGGGCCATCCGCGATCAGGCCGAGATCCAAACCCTGCGGATTGATCTGCGGCGCGCGCTCGATGCGGAGAACGTGAATTTCACCACGGTCGAGAAAATCGCCCGTTCCATATCCAGCAAGCGGACCGACTTGAAACTGGCGCGCCTGCGGACCATCGAGCAGGGCCGGAAGCTGCTCACCGCTGATCAGCAGAAACAGCTCCGCACCCTTCTCGCCAGCACATGGCGCGGCGGCCGCGGATTCGGACGGCGCGGCGGCCCCGGCTACGGCATGGGTCCTGGCTACGGCATGGGTCCCGGCCAAGGCATGGGCCCCGGTCAGGGAATGCAGCCAGGACAGGGAATGCAGCCGGGCCAGGGAATGGGTCCCGGACAGGGCCGGTAG